The genome window agggggttgcactggatgagctctgcaggtcccttccagcccttgagactctgtgattctggggAGGGGGCAAAACAGCATCCCCAGCCCCGCATTTCCCCTCTTtcactccttcccctcctctctttGCAGGTGATGTACATCCAGAAGAAGCGCAGGTGAGTGCGGGGCTGGGTTTGCTGGGAGGGGGATGCGCGGGGGCTGGGTTTGCTGGGAGGGGGATGCGCGGGGCTGGGCTTGGTGGGAGGGGGATGTGTGGGGCTGGGTTTGGTGGGAGGGGGATGTGCGGGGGCTGGGTTTGGTGGGAGGGGGATGTGCGGGGCTGGGTTTGCTGGGAGGGGGATGCCGGGGGCTGGGTTTGGTGGGAGGGGGATGCGCGGGGCTGGGTTTGGTGGGAGGGGGATGCGGGGGCTGGGTTTGGTGGGATGCCGGGGGCTGGGTTTGGTGGGCGGGGGATGTGCGGGGCTGGGTTTGCTGGGATGTTTGATGCGGGGCTGGGTGTGGTGGGAGGGGGATGCGCGGGGCTGGGTGTGGTGGGAGGTTTGGTGCGGGGCTGGGTTTGGTGGGAGGGGGATGCGCGGGGCTGGGTTTGGTGGGAGGTTTGGTGCGGGGCTGGGTTTGGTGGGCGGGGGATGTGCGGGACCGCCCAGCCCTCTCACCCCTCATCCCTCCCCCGCCAGGTCCGAGCGCCTGCGGCACCGGCTGCTGCCCATGTACAGCTACGACCCGGCCGAGGAGCTGCAGGAGtcggagcaggagctgctggtggaggCAGAGGACGCCCGGGTGCGTGAGCCGCCGCCGTGCGGGGTCAGGAGCCTGGCTTTGGGCtcggggggctgtgggggtcaCTTCCAGCcgtgcacagagctgctggccaTGGCTGCTGCTTTGGGCACAAGCAGCACCAGGGAGCCTGcagagccagaccccccccagGGAGCACTGGCAAGGGCTGGAGTATAACCcaagggggttggggagggttGGGCTGCCACAGCCTGCGAGCCCAGGGCTTCCCCAGCTGCCCCACCACTGTCTGGGGCTGCTTTGCCCCTCTGCTTGGCACCAGCCCCCTGCCCGTGCCCTCGCAGAGCTGCACTGAGGCCACGTTCTGTGTTGCAGGTGATGCCTGGCTGGGGGAGGCCCTCCCCCCATCGCCCCCCACGCAGGGACTGGAAGGCctgatgctgcccagggagctggggccgAATCCTGCCCGcaggaggcagggcagggcagtgccagcaccggtgctgctgctttgccatcGGCCACCAAGGGCAGGTGATGCCCAGgagccatcccacccctgggcacTGATGGGTTCTCTCCCACCTCCGTGCCTGAGTGTGCCAAGTAGTGCTTGAACAGCACTGGCAGCCCCTTAAAATGCCCCAAGCAGGATGGCTGGGGCTGGCACCCTGGCAGGGAAGGTGGGCTCTGGGGCtttgctgggcagaggagcagggtgcTGTCTGCTGGAGCAAATAAACGTGTCTCTGCATTCAGCCCAGAGCCTCCTGTGTTGGGCAGGGAAGGTTTCCAGCAGCAAAAGTGCTGCCAGACCACAGGCCAGGCCCACATGGGGGGGTCAACATCACTGAATCAGTTGGGTTGttgaagcccctgaagctgctgcagtcccagctctcccctcaccctgcccagcccagcactgacccctggccctcagcacctcagctccacgcctttgggatccctccagggctgggcactgccccagctccctgggcagcctggcacaggggctcacacccctctcagggaaacagttctgcctcagctccagcctcagcctcccctgggccaactgcagcccattgcctcttgtcctgtcattcattgctggggagcagagcccgacccccagctccctgcagcctcctggcagggagtgtcagagagtgctgctggctgccctcagcctcctcttctccaggctcaacacccccattccctcagccctccccagccccttgtgctccagccccttccccagctctgtttctgcacctcagtgtccttgtagtaagggaggggcccaaaactgaagaGAGCCAAGACCCAGTTTGGTAATGACAAGGCACTGAGGGCATTGAGTCTCCAGGTGAGCAGCAGGCCTTGCCTGTTTCTGTTTCCATCCCTGCTGAGGGCAGTTGTCTGCTGGCACCATCACAGATGTCCCTGAGGAGAAggtggcagcagagcagcctctgggaCTGTCCCTGCCTGGAGACAACCTGCTCCCACCCCAGCCACAGGCATCACACATccataaaatgttttattcaagTAACTGCAAATAGGAAACCAAAAAGTCATCACCAGTGgaccaaaaccccaaaaccaaaaccaccaacCCAACCCCAAAAGCAAACCCCAATGTCCTCAGgtcctgctgcagccaaggagcagggtgctgggaggaGCCCCCAGCCCACTGCCCTGCCAGCCTCTATCCCTTGCAGCAGCAACTCAGACTGGAAAAGAGACCCCCTTCCCccaaaaacccacccaaaaaaggggaggggaaaaaaaaccaaccccaaaccaacccccAGGGCCCCCCAGCAAGACCCCAAGCAATGAACCACGGAGCCAAGGATGCcccagcagctggcacagcagcagcacgtCTGTGAGTTCAGAGAGTGGAACTTAAATATCCAGAGGTAGTTGtgaatggaaggaaaacaaacaaaaagtactAAAAACCAAAGAGTATCTATAAACCAGAACCTATGAGGAAAGGGCCACCCcccccaggcagctcctggcatggctgcaggagctgtgcagcacCCCAGGGACTGAGGGGAGGATCCAAGAGGGGTTTGCCCAGGGCAGCAAGAGCAAAGGGCTGATGGATTTTGGGGGGAGGGCATTTGCCTTCACTGACTGGCCCCATCTCCCCTGCAGATGCCCCAGGCTGGTGCTGGAAGGGGTCAAGCAGCACCTGCTCTGGCTGGGTGAGATCCCTGcactgggtggctgtggggacAGCAAAGGTGAGCTGGGGGGTGGTTCCCAGCCCCATCTCTCTGCCAGGCTCCCCCATGGCCAGTGGGGCTGCCCCAAAACCCAGCGCTGGGTACCCCCCCATAgccaggggagctgcaggggccACCCAGGCTGGGCCATTTTCCAGTGCTGCCATTGTCTGAGGTTGAGGAAGgagtggaggagggaggaggaagaagccagGGGGAGCAGGGGGTTTGTCCCCTCTCCCTCGGCCGTGGCACCGTGGGGCGATGAGGTAGCGCCGCCTGGCAGCTCTCACTGCTCCTCCTCCGATGACTCCTGGGAAATGTTcacctcctcctcatcctgctgctgcaaagCAAAGGAGGCTGCTTAGGGAGGGTGCCAGGGCCACCAACCCCCCCCATCATCTCTAGCTGAAGGGTTGCCCAGGCACGTGGTGGCAAAagggaaaggagcagcagcaccctcCTGCCTCTGGAGCAGCTTGCTCCTGGTTTAACTGTTAAATACCAGCTAAAGAGATGTGGTGGGCTCACAGACCTCCCACACTGCCATGTCCCCAGATGccacggggtgggggggtgcAGCTCAGGCTGTCcctgtcccccccccccccccccccccctcccccagcgcTGAGTCAGCGCCGGGCGTGAGGCTGAGTCAGCACC of Colius striatus isolate bColStr4 chromosome 22, bColStr4.1.hap1, whole genome shotgun sequence contains these proteins:
- the SMIM29 gene encoding small integral membrane protein 29 isoform X1; the encoded protein is MSNATAPTVPGTAGDSLVGYVLGPFLLLTLLGALLAAVMYIQKKRRSERLRHRLLPMYSYDPAEELQESEQELLVEAEDARVMPGWGRPSPHRPPRRDWKA
- the SMIM29 gene encoding small integral membrane protein 29 isoform X3 — its product is MASDRTRGNGHKLQQKRFQRHTRRNLFPAEVMYIQKKRRSERLRHRLLPMYSYDPAEELQESEQELLVEAEDARVMPGWGRPSPHRPPRRDWKA